One part of the Cyprinus carpio isolate SPL01 chromosome A25, ASM1834038v1, whole genome shotgun sequence genome encodes these proteins:
- the LOC109105559 gene encoding leucine-rich repeat-containing protein 61-like: MDSKREKVNETECAKITTVLLKSRTGEFDLESIMFLKLRNLGIYDLGCIGQCINLERLDLSGNNITNLGPLSSLRRLLVLNLSANRISNLEPLSNCESLQSLNVAGNVIPSVDNLHALKPLKKLESIRLKDNTYNYTNPACKNSLYRTLILEMFPNMKVLDGERVVGRGSDLYQLCKDIDDTIKAGMFKNGHLPELPDTKPWVDDDFWEIKRSDNAIVDEAYKQFSDVLHECRLLNSRAAHVISQNEWTVSLKSHPKQYAV, translated from the exons ATGGACTCGAAGAGGGAAAAGGTCAATG AAACAGAATGTGCAAAGATCACCACTGTGCTTCTGAAGTCCCGCACCGGGGAGTTTGATTTGGAGTCCATTATGTTTCTTAAATTAAGGAATTTAG gaatttatgacctTGGATGTATAGGACAGTGTATAAACCTGGAGAGGCTGGACCTCTCTGGAAATAACATCACAAATCTGGGGCCTCTTTCATCTCTACGAAGACTTCTTGTCCTTAACTTGTCAGCCAATAGAATCTCTAATTTAG AACCCCTTTCCAACTGTGAAAGTTTACAGAGTTTGAATGTTGCTGGTAATGTGATACCAAG TGTTGATAATCTTCATGCACTCAAGCCTTTAAAGAAGCTGGAGAGCATTAGATTGAAGGACAACACCTATAATTACACCAATCCAG CTTGCAAGAATTCATTATACCGGACACTTATTCTTGAAATGTTCCCAAACATGAAAGTGTTGGATG GTGAAAGGGTGGTGGGACGTGGAAGTGACTTATACCAACTATGCAAAGACATTGATGATACAATTAAAG caGGCATGTTTAAAAATGGCCATCTGCCTGAGTTGCCAGACACCAAACCTTGGGTGGATGATGATTTTTGGGAGATAAAGAGATCAGACAATGCCATAGTTGATGAAGCCTATAAACAATTCAGTG ATGTTCTTCATGAATGCAGGCTGCTGAACAGTCGAGCAGCCCACGTGATCTCACAAAATGAATGGACCGTCAGCCTCAAGAGCCATCCAAAGCAGTATGCCGTTTAA
- the LOC122135609 gene encoding isocitrate dehydrogenase [NAD] subunit alpha, mitochondrial, producing the protein MAGNAWRSTVSHVMGAIKTQSPLPRTFSRGIQTVTLIPGDGIGPEISTAVMKIFEAAKAPIQWEERNVTAIKGPGGRWMIPPEAKESMNKNKIGLKGPLKTPIAAGHPSMNLLLRKTFDLYANVRPCVSIEGYKTPYTDVDLVTIRENTEGEYSGIEHLIVDGVVQSIKLITEDASRRIAEYAFEYARNNQRTSVTAVHKANIMRMSDGLFLRKCREVAENFKDVKFTEMYLDTVCLNMVQDPSHFDVLVMPNLYGDILSDLCAGLIGGLGVTPSGNIGANGVAIFESVHGTAPDIAGKDLANPTALLLSAVMMLRHMGLHGHAKKIETACFDTIRDEKVLTKDLGGNAKCSEFTADICRRVQDMD; encoded by the exons ATGGCTGGAAACGCGTGGAGGTCAACG GTGTCCCATGTAATGGGAGCCATAAAGACTCAGAGCCCACTGCCCAGAACCTTCTCCAGAGGG attcaAACGGTAACGTTAATTCCCGGAGATGGAATCGGTCCAGAGATCTCCACTGCAGTAATGAAGATATTTGAAGCAGCTAAG GCACCGATTCAGTGGGAAGAGAGAAACGTCACCGCCATCAAAGGACCTGGAGGCAGGTGGATGATCCCTCCTGAGGCCAAAGAGTcgatgaacaaaaacaaaattggatTAAAAG GACCCCTGAAAACACCAATTGCTGCTGGACACCCGTCCATGAACCTGCTGCTAAGGAAGACCTTCGACCTTTATGCTAATGTGCGTCCCTGCGTGTCAATCGAGGGCTATAAGACTCCTTACACCGATGTGGATCTGGTCACcatcagagaaaacacagaaggaGAGTACAGTGGGATCGAACATTTG ATTGTGGATGGAGTTGTGCAGAGTATCAAACTGATCACAGAGGACGCCAGCAGACGCATTGCTGAGTATGCATTTGAGTACGCCAGGAATAACCAAAGAACCAGTGTCACGGCCGTTCACAAAGCCAACATCAT GCGAATGTCTGATGGTCTGTTCCTGAGGAAGTGCAGAGAGGTTGCTGAGAATTTCAAGGACGTGAAATTCACCGAGATGTATCTGGATACAGTCTGTCTCAAT ATGGTGCAAGATCCATCTCATTTTGATGTACTGGTAATGCCTAATCTTTATGGCGACATCTTGAG TGATCTGTGTGCTGGATTGATTGGGGGTCTTGGAGTCACTCCCAGTGGGAACATCGGAGCAAATGGTGTTGCTATATTTGAATCA GTACACGGAACTGCCCCCGACATCGCAGGCAAAGACCTGGCGAACCCAACCGCCCTTTTGCTGAGTGCTGTCATGATGCTGCGCCACATGGGACTGCATGGGCACGCTAAAAAGATTGAGACCGCCTGCTTCGACACTATTCGTGACGAGAAG gttttgactaaAGACCTCGGTGGAAATGCTAAGTGCTCAGAGTTCACAGCTGACATCTGCCGAAGAGTGCAGGACATGGATTGA